A part of Corvus cornix cornix isolate S_Up_H32 chromosome Z, ASM73873v5, whole genome shotgun sequence genomic DNA contains:
- the HEXB gene encoding LOW QUALITY PROTEIN: beta-hexosaminidase subunit beta (The sequence of the model RefSeq protein was modified relative to this genomic sequence to represent the inferred CDS: deleted 1 base in 1 codon), giving the protein MGRAMGLAGLLLGLVVVPAVLVSTSLRHGAPRAGAEPEPSDWEVAADAVPEDSLWPLPQWVRTYSRQLQLAPGRFQLVHGAGSSAGPGCGLLQDAFRRYYEYMFGHSRRRDRSRRPLAARAEPELFQLQVVIEAGDPGCDRHPQLTSSEAYHLTVTEPVAILKAYEVWGALRGLETFSQLVHEDDYGSFLVNESEINDFPRFAHRGVLLDTSRHYLPLKSILTNLDAMAFNKFNVLHWHIVDDQSFPYQSIYFPELSDKGAYSSNLIYTPTDVHLVIEYARLRGIRVIPEFDTPGHTQSWGKGQKDLLTPCYNGEQPTGSFGPVNPVWNTTYDFMTKFFKEISSVFPDEFIHLGGDEVDFSCWKSNPEVKKFMKKQGFGTDYAKLESYYVQNIVDIVSSYNKGQMVWQEVFDHKAQLKPDTVVQVWMASNYAHELSSVTGAGFTTILSAPWYLDYISYGQDWKKYYSVEPLNFPGTEKQKKLVIGGEACLWGEFVDATNLTPRLWPRASAVGERLWSSSNVTNLQDAYKRLTNHRCRMLRRGIAAEPVFVGYCAHEGRAP; this is encoded by the exons ATGGGCAGAGCCatggggctggctgggctgctgctggggctcgTCGTGGTGCCCGCCGTGCTGGTGAGCACCAGCCTCCGCCACGGCGCCCCGCGGGCCGGGGCCGAGCCGGAGCCATCCGACTGGGAGGTGGCGGCGGACGCCGTCCCCGAGGACTCGCTGTGGCCGCTGCCGCAGTGGGTCCGCACGTACTCTCGCCAGCTGCAGCTGGCGCCCGGCCGCTTCCAGCTGGTGCACGGCGCCGGCTCCTCGGCGGGCCCGGGCTGCGGGTTGCTGCAGGACGCCTTCCGCAG GTACTACGAGTACATGTTCGGGCATTCCCGGCGGCGGGAC CGGAGCCGCAGGCCGCTGGCTGCCCGAGCGGAGCCCGAGTTGTTCCAGCTGCAGGTGGTGATCGAGGCGGGGGACCCTGGCTGTGACAGGCACCCGCAGCTCACCTCCAGCGAGGCCT atCATTTAACTGTAACTGAGCCTGTGGCTATACTGAAAGCTTATGAGGTATGGGGTGCTTTAAGAG GCTTGGAAACCTTCAGCCAGTTGGTTCATGAAGATGACTATGGAAGC ttTCTTGTCAATGAATCTGAAATCAATGACTTCCCAAGATTTGCTCATAGAGGAGTCTTATTAGACACTTCAAGGCATTATTTACCGTTGAAATCTATTCTGACAAACCTG GATGCCATGGCTTTTAATAAGTTCAATGTTCTCCACTGGCATATAGTAGATGATCAGTCCTTCCCTTACCAGAGCATTTATTTCCCTGAATTAAGTGACAAG GGGGCATACTCCTCTAATCTCATCTATACTCCTACTGACGTCCATCTGGTGATTGAGTATGCTCGGTTAAGAGGCATCAGAGTTATCCCGGAGTTTGATACCCCAGGACACACGCAGTCTTGGGGGAAAG gTCAAAAAGATCTTCTCACTCCTTGCTACAATGGAGAACAGCCAACTGGGTCCTTTGGACCTGTAAATCCCGTTTGGAATACAACTTACGACTTCATGACTAAGTTCTTCAAAGAGATCAGCAGTGTATTTCCAGATGAATTCATTCATTTGGGAGGAGATGAAGTGGACTTCAGTTGTTG GAAATCTAACCCTGAAGTGAAAAAGTTCATGAAGAAGCAAGGTTTTGGCACTGACTATGCTAAGCTGGAATCTTACTATGTTCAAAA CATTGTGGACATTGTTTCTTCCTACAACAAAGGACAAATGGTCTGGCAAGAAGTGTTTGATCACAAAGCGCAG ctGAAACCAGACACTGTAGTTCAAGTGTGGATGGCAAGTAACTATGCTCATGAACTGAGCAGTGTCACTGGAGCTGGGTTCACCACTATCCTGTCAGCACCCTGGTACTTAGACTACATTAGTTATGGGCAAGACTGGAAGAAATACTACAGTGTTGAACCACTTAACTTCCCTG gaactgaaaaacagaagaaacttgTAATAGGTGGAGAAGCCTGCCTGTGGGGGGAATTTGTAGATGCAACTAACCTGACACCAAGATTATG GCCTCGAGCAAGTGCTGTTGGGGAAAGACtatggagcagcagcaatgtgACCAACTTGCAGGATGCCTACAAAAGGCTGACTAATCATCGATGCCGCATGCTCCG